GGGCAACGGACCGAAGGCTCGAAGAGCTCGTCGATGAACGGCGTGCTTGATCCTCTCGGCAACGTCGATATGTCCTTCATCCACGACGTGGTCGAGGTCGATCGCCCAGAGGTCGATGGCCGCAAGACGCGGCACCGAACCCCGTCGGCACGGGTGAGCTCTGGATCCGCATCGACGACTCGCAGATCGTCCGTCAGCTGGTGAAGGTGTCGCTTGACGTCGATGGACTCGCGGGGATCAGCTTGCCCGGGTCGACCTCGAACATTGACATGGCGTCGGTGGAGATGTCGCGCGACATGCACTTTTCATCACGGGAGGCGCTCCCGCAGATCACAGCGCCGCCGGCGGGACGCTGAAGCCGTGCCGCGACAGAACGGTAGCAACGCGGTTGCGGCATCGCGCGACGATGTCGGCCTGGCGTTAACAGCGGCGTGAGCCTCCTGGCTGGACTGGTCGCCGGTCTCGTCATCGCTGGGCTCTACCTGCTGGCCGGACACTTCCGCATCGAAACGCCCCAGTTCACGATCGCCGGCAACCCGACGCTCGCGCTGGCCACGGCATCCGTCCTGGTACCTTTGGCCATCCTCTGGGGATGGACCTGGGTGTCGGATCGTTGGTCGGGCCGGAGCGGGCCGCGTCTCCTGCTCTACACCCTCGGCCTCGCGCTCGCGACGGCGGCTGCCTTCCCACTCGACTCGATCCTGAGTGCGTCCGCGCCGAACCGCATCGTCTTCGACCCGAGCGTGTCGATCGTGGCCGTCGACGGCGTGCTCTGGATCGTTCCGGTCGTCGCGATCGCGGCGATCCTCTACTGGCTCTTCGGTTCGGGCAAGCTGCCGGTCGGCCTGCCGGCGCTCGCGTTCGGATATCTGATCGGACTTCCGCTCGGACTCCTGTTCCCCCCGGCCGCGATGGGCGCCGTCGCCGGCACTGCTGCGGGTCACGCCTGGCGCGAACCCGGCGCGCGGGCGCTGATCGTCGTGCTCGTCGTCTTCATCATGCTCATCGCCGCGGTCGAGCTGCCGCTCGCAGCCGCGACCGTCGACAGTCCCCTCCTCAAATAGCGGAACTCTCGTAGCGGAACTCTCGAGTGCGACGGGCGACGCGTTCGCTGCTCCATCGAATTGACAGCCGGCGCGCCACCCGCTGCATCGCGAGCGCTGGCCGCGACCCCTAGCTTCGCCTCCAGAGGCTCGGAGGTGTCTTGTGAAGCGCATCGTGATCGCCCCGCTTCTCGGCTCACTGCTCGCTCTGGGCGCGGTCTCACTGGCCGCCCCCGACACCGGCTCGACTCGCACCGTCATCGACACGGGCTCGAGGCTCGACACGCGCCTGCGCGCCATCGACGGAGTGCTCTTCCCAGACTCGATCGGCGCCGAGCATCGGCAGATGCCCGACGTCGGATGTGAGGCGCCGACCACTGACCAGTGCTTCGGCTCTGGCGTCTGATCGACATACCCGGACCGAGGCCGGTGAGCCACGCTCCCGGCCTCGGCCCTCCCGCACTGCCTCTAGCATCGCTCGCCTAGTGGCAATCGCGGTCCTCGCCGGCTACCTCGCCGGGCTGATCATCGCGGTCATCGCGTTCACGGCCGAGAACTCACGGATCACGTTCGGCGGTTACGCGCTGTATGGGAACGGCGCGCTCATCGTGCCAGCGATACTCGCGCCGTTCGCGCTCTATCCCGGGTGGGTTTGGCTGCTGGCGCGGGAAGGCGATCGCCGACTGGAGGCCGCGCTGTACACACTTGGGCTCCATTTCGGCGTCGGCACGTGGGCTCTCCTCGAGGTCGTCCTGAACCCCCAGTCGGCGACCGTGACGCTTCTCAGCGCGGTGCCAGGATTTCTGCTTTCGGGCGCCCTCTTCGTGCTCCCCGCGGCCCTGCTCGCCGCGGCGACCCTCTGGCTCGTCCGGTCCAGACACGTCGCGATCACGCCGTTGACCGCGGCCTTCGGGTTCGTCATCGCCGCGCTCACGGGCCTGTTCTTCGGCCTCGGCCTCGGGATCCTCAGTGGAGGCGCTGTCGCGCTCGCTCTGGACAGACCCGCACGCAGGACGGCGATCGGCATCGCTCTCCTCGTGCTGCTGATCGTGGCCGCCAACGCGCCGATCGTCGCGGCGATCGCGACAAGCAGCGGCCCGACGCGCTGACGCGCCTAGGAGCTCGGCGTCTCCCCTTCAGGCCGACGCGGCGCTGGCTGCGGAGCCGCGGGCGCTGTTGCCGTTGACTGTGGAGGCGGCTGAGGCGCGTTCGCGCCCGGCGGAGTGCCGGGAGGCGCCGGGGTGAACGGCCGCGGCGGTCCGGCGGGCCGGAACTCGCCCGCAGGACGGAACTCACCCGCGGGCCGGAACTCGCCGGCCGGCCGCCAGGGACCGCGCTCGGGCTTCGGCGGTGGCGGACCGCCCGCCATCGCGCGTGCCTGCGGTGACATCAGACCGCGCACGTGCTCGGCGGTGTACGGCAGAAGCGCCATGAAGCGCGCGCGCTTCAGCGCGGTCGTGAGCATCCGCTGGTGCTTCGCGCACGAGCCGCTCTTGCGACGCGGGTCGATCTTGCCGCGCTCGCTGATGTAGCGGCGGATGCGGCCTACGTCCTTGTAGTCGATCTTCTGCACCTTATCGACGCAGAACGAGCACACCTTCCGGCGCGGGCGACGCGGACCGCCAGGTCCGCCCGAACCACGGTCGCCACCACCGCCACCACTGCCGTAAGACGGACGACCGCCGCCGTACGACGGGCGCGGTCCGCGCGGCGCCATCGGCGCGGGCGGACGCGGCGCGCCGCCTTCGACCGCGGCTTCGGGATGCGCCTGCGGGTTTGGAGGGGTCTCGTTCGTCATCTGCACTCGCTCCTAGAACGGGATCTCGTCGGGATCGAAGCCGGGAGCCGACTTCTCACCGTCCGCAGCACGGTCACCAGCGACCGGCGCGGTCATGCCCTCGCGACCGGGCCGCGGATCGAGCATCTGGAAGTCGTTCGCGCTGATGTCCAGGCTGAGGCGCTCCTTGCCCTCGCGATCGGTGTACGTGCGGGGCGTGAAGCGGCCCTCGACCAGCACCAGACGACCCTTCGTGATCATCTGCTGTGCGCGCTCGGCGAGACCCGACCAGCAGCTCACGCGGTACCAGTCGGTCTGCTCGACGCGCTCCTCGGCGCGACCGCTCACGCGGTTCACCGCGACGCTGAACTCACATACCGGCTTGCCGTTCGGTGTCATCTTGAGCTCCGGATCGCGGCCGACGTTCCCCACGATGATGATCTTGCTGAATGAAGCCATTTCTATTCGTCCCTTCTCACAACGATGTGGCGCAGGATCTCCTCCGTGAGACGGATGGTGCGCTCGAACTCGCGCGCTTGGTCCGGCGGGAGCGAGAACTCGAGCACGCCGTAATGGCCGTCGCGGTGGTGGGCGAGCTCGTATGCGAGCCGGCGGCGTGCCGGAGGGGTCACTTTGTCGATCTTGCCCCCGAGGGTCGTGATCGTGTGCTGCAGCCGGTCGCTCACCGCGGTCAGCCGCTCTTCGTCGGCGCTCGGGGGGAGGAGATACATGAGCTCGTATGGGCGCATTCGGTCCGGCTTCCTTTCCCTGGGCTTGCCGCGGACCTTTGGTCCGGGGCGAAAAGGCGCCGTGGCACATATCCACGGCGGTAGCGAACATTGTACGGGATGAGACGGCCGGAGGCATCACACAGGAGCGTTCGGCGCAGCCTTGCGAGGGTGCCGTGACGCTTCGGCCAGACGCGACGGTCGAATGCGCGGAGTGCGGCCTGCCGATGACACCGATCTCCGAGTCGTCCACGACGGTCACGGTCGAGTGCGCCAATCGCCATCGTGTCGTCACTGCACTGCCGGACGACCGAGCGACCCGCGCGCTCGTCGACAACTGGATCGCAAAGAAAGGCGCCCAGCTGCACGTTCAGCACGAACGCTGGGAACGCGAGGAGGACGAGGAGTGAGACCCCATGTCGTTACGGCCAACAAGCGCCATGTGCAGACCACCCAGACGAGCGGCATGGTCCGCGAGGAAGCGGTGCACAGCGACAAGATGTGGGCGGGGATCGCGCACAACGCCCCTCAGGCGTTCTCTGGATGGCATCATCACGGCGACTACGAATCCGCGATCTACGTCCTGACCGGCCATGTCCGCATCGAGTGCGGACCAGGTGGCCGCACCGTTCTCGACGGCGGCCCGGGCGATTTCCTGCTCATCCCGGCGCGCGAGATCCACCGCGAAGGCAACCCGACCGATGCGACGACGGACGTTGTCCTGGTGCGGGCCGGTCAGGGCGAAGTCGTGGTCAACGTCGACGGGCCGGCATAGCCGCGCGCGAAGAGCGCGCCTGCGAGCGCGACCGCGGCAATGACGAGGGCGCCCAGCGCGAGCGGAGTGTTGTCTTTCGGCGCGGTCGGCGTCGCCGCCGTGCCGGAGCCGAAGAACGACGCTTCCTCCGCGTTCGGCGCGCCGGCGTGGCTGCCGCTGCACGCATCTGTCTGCCACGCGCCGTTGCCCGCCGCCCGGAGATACAGCGTGTGTCCCTCACCGCGGATCACCGCTGAGTAGTCGACGCTCGTGATCGCGCCACCCTTCGTCGGCCCGAGGTAGACCTCGACCTCGCCGAGAAGCGTTCCCTTCAGGAATCGCTCCGGGCGGAAGCGGATGACGCCGCCCGCCGGCGCGAACGTCTGCCGCGTCCCGGTGACGGAGCCGTATACGACGACCTCTGCCAGCGCGGCGCGCTCGGCCACGGTCATCTGGACGCACGATGCGAGCGCCGGCGACGACGCCCAGCTCATGCCGAACAGCACCGCGGTGACGAACATCAGACAGCGCACGAGGTCTCCCACTCCAGGCATGACGCCGGAAGTTGGGCCGCGGTTCCCTAAGTGGCCTGCCCGGCGAGCAGCGTGCGCAGTCGCTCACCAAGGGTCTGCAGGACGGACACGGCGATCAGGGCGTTCTGACGGATGACGTTGTGGAACTCCCCACGTGACAGCACCAGACATTTCATGGGCGACAGCGCCGTCACGGTCGCGGTCCGCGGCCCGCCGTCGAGGAGGGCGATCTCACCGAAGAAGTCGCCTGCGCCGAGCTCGCGGAGGTGGCGCCCCTGGCGGCGCACCTCGGCGGTGCCGGAGATGATCACGAAGAACTCGCCGCCAGCCGAACCCTCGCGGCACAGATCGCGCCCTGCGACGAAGTCGACCTCGTCGACCTGCGTCGCGATGAAGGCGAGTTGCTTGTCGTCGCACTCCGCGAAGAGTGGAACGGACTTCAGCATCTTGACTCGCGGATCAGCCATTGGCGCCGAGGCTACGTCGCAGTGAAGAAGGTCGCAAGGCCGCCGCCCTGTCACTCGACCAAGGCGGATGACCGCGCTCCAGGCCCGTACGGCGCCAGTTCTTGAGGCGCAATAGTCCGCAGGTCGTTCGGTGCTGGCGGCGGGATTCGAACCCGCACTGAACTCCTCTTAAGGGAGTGGTCTCTGCCGATTGGACTACGCCAGCTCGCTAAGGATACGAAGGGGCTTAAACGCTCTGCCCGAACGCCGTGGGGATTCGAGTCCCTCCTCCGGCACCGCGGTCAGCGTGACGTTGGCGTCGGGCTCGCTCGAGGCCGAATGACCAGGCGCGCGACCATCCCGAGCGATTCGTGCCCGAGGACGGTGCAGACGATCCGCACCTCCGCGGGCTCCGCCGGAGCTGTCCAGTCGTTGCTCGCGCTGCCGCCCGGTGCGAGATGGACGTGGGCCAACCCAAGCGCGCGGCCCCGGTCGTCGGGCATCAGGTCGTGCTCGAGGCGTCCGACATTCCGAACGACGAGCCGGACCCGCTCTGCTGCCGTCACCTCGATCGTCGGCGGGATGAATCCGTACTCGGTCATCGCGACGACGATCTCCCGCTCCGGCGGTGGGGCGCATCCGACGAGGAGCGCGCAGCACATCACAAGATGTAGTCGGAGCACGGGCGGTCATCTTAGAGTGGGCGCGTGCAAGCGCGAGGAGACCTCGCGGAGTACGCGCTAGCGGTCCGGAGCTTCAGTCGGAACGCACGGCTGTTCATCGTCCACGTCATCGGGATGGACACCGTCCACGGCACGTCCCTCGTCCTCGTGAACCTCTATTTCCTCGCGGTCGGCCTTCCGATCGAGTTCATCGGCCTGCGACTGCTGCTCGGCGGCATCGCCGGCGCCGCGTTCTCGGTACCCGCGGGGCTCATCTCCGACCGCATCGGTCGCAAGTGGTCGTTCATCATCGGCGACGGCGCGGGCGCGGCGCTGTATATGATCACCATCTTCTCGGTAGACCAGGGCATCCTGCTCGGGACAGGTGTGCTCAGTGCCATCGCCGGAACGCTCCACGGCGTATCCGAGCCCGCCTTCATGGCCGAGAACAGCGAGCGGCGCGAGCGAGTACATCTGTTCTCGGTCTCCGACGGCCTGCGCACGCTGTCTGCGATGGTCGGGAGCCTCCTTGGAGGATTCGTGCCGCTGCTCGCTGCGTCACTCGCGGACAAAGTCACGCTCTACCGGGCGTCGATCTTCATCGGCATTGCGATCTGGGCGCTTTCGTTGATCCCCGCGCTCATGCTGCGTGGCCGCGACCGTCCGATGGAGCGTGGACCCTCAGGCATCCGCGGGATCTTCGCGGGCGTGCGCCATCCGGACCGAGTGCTCCGTCTCGTGGCCATCGGAGGGCTGGTCGCCCTCGGCTTCGGTTTCGTTGGTCCGCTCTTCAACGTGTTCTTCTACGAGGGCCTGCACGCGCACACGCACGACATCGGCGTGACCTTCGCGTCCGGGTCGCTGTTCGTCGCGCTGGCCGCGCTCGCCGCGCCTTTCCTGGCGGCGCGCATGACGAAGGTGCAGGCGGTCGTGAGCACACGACTGCTCGCGGTGCCTTTCATCCTGCTGATCGGCCTCTCCCCCAACCTCGCCACGATGACCACCGTTCTGACGCTGGCCGGCGTCGCGTACGTCATCCGCAGCGTTCTCGCAAACGCGGCAAGTCCGATCGCGGAGGCATTCGCAATGGAGATCCTCGATCCAGGCGAGCGCGGCACGATGGTCGGTCTTCGGTCGGCCGCTCAGCAAATACTCAGCGGGCTCGGCGCGTTCCTTGGCGCTCGGCTCATGGCGGGAGGCGACTACGTGACGCCGTTCCTCGTGATGGGCGCGACGTACGGAGCCTCCGCTGCCCTCTTCTGGGTGTGGTTCAGGCCCGTCGAGCGCGGCGCGCAGACCGTCGCTTCGATCGCGATCGCCGGTGAGCCCGCCGACTGACTGACCCATCCCGGCGGCTGGCGGCGCGTTCAGCGAGACTAGGCGCACCCCAAACGAGGAGTGCGCGGATTGGCTGATCCCACGCGTTTCGTGATCATCGGCAACGGCGCTGCCGGAACGTACGCGGCCGAGCAGCTGCGGAAAGAGGACGCGGCGGCCGAGATCGTCATGATCGACGACGAGAAATACACCCTCTACAACCGCGTGTCGCTCCCCCGCTACCTCAAGGGCGTGCTCCTCGAACAGCGTGTGCAGGTCCGCGACATGGAATGGCACGTGAAGAACCGGATCGACCTGCGCCTCGAGACGAAGGTGACGCAGGTCAACTTCGAAGAGAAGACCGTCGCGATCGACCCGGGCGGTGAGCTGAAGTACGACAAGCTCCTCATCGCGACCGGCGGGCGTCCAAACCCTCTGCGTGTGCCCGGCTCCGACAACGCGCCCTACCTCTTCAACTTCCAGTACTTCGACGAGACCAAGGCGATGGTCGATCGGATCCCCGAGTCCAAGGTCGCGGTCGTCCTCGGCGGGTCGTTCATCGGTTACGAGCTCACGGAGGCGTTCGCGTTCCGGAAGCTGGAGACGCACTGGCTCCAGCGCGGCCCATGGTTTCTGCGGCGTGCGCTCGACGAGCCGGGCGGGAAGGTGGTCTCGCTCCTAGCGGAGGACGCCGGCGTGCACCTCCACTACGAGGAGTCGATCGAGAAGCTCGAGCGGAGCAACGGCCAACTGAAGGTCACAGGGTCGAAGGGCTTCAGCGCGACGGCCGACCTCGTCGGTGTGGGGTTGGGATTGACGATGAACATCGACATCTTCAAGGGCACCGCGCTCGACACAAAGGTCGGCGTCCTCACGAACGAGTTCCTCGAAACGAATGTACCGGACGTGTGGGCTGCGGGCGACGTCGCCGAGTTCTACGACGTCGTCTCCGAGCGCCACCATCGCATGGGCACATGGGACAACTCGCTGAATCACGGGCGACACGTCGCGAAGAACATGCTCGGCGCGAAGCAGCCGTACGTAGAGGTGCCGACGTACGCATCCGGGATGTTCAACTCGAACATCTCGGTGATGGGCGTGACGACCGAAGAGGAGCCGGACGCCGAATCGCTGTTCGAGGTCGACTACGATGCGCGCAATTACAAGCGCCTCTTCTTCCTCGGGGACAAGCTGGTCGGCGCGATCCTCATCGGCAAGATGAAGGGCCGCAAGAAGGTGCTCGAGCTCATCAGCTCGCGCACGCCGATCGAGGAACGGCCAAAGGTCTTCGAGCTCCTTGCGATGCCGGAGGTGCCTGCCAAGGCGGCCGCCTCCCAGTGACGCTGCAGCGAGTCTCGTTCGTCGTTCCCGGTGGCGAGCTCGAGGGA
Above is a genomic segment from Candidatus Limnocylindria bacterium containing:
- the rpsR gene encoding 30S ribosomal protein S18, giving the protein MTNETPPNPQAHPEAAVEGGAPRPPAPMAPRGPRPSYGGGRPSYGSGGGGGDRGSGGPGGPRRPRRKVCSFCVDKVQKIDYKDVGRIRRYISERGKIDPRRKSGSCAKHQRMLTTALKRARFMALLPYTAEHVRGLMSPQARAMAGGPPPPKPERGPWRPAGEFRPAGEFRPAGEFRPAGPPRPFTPAPPGTPPGANAPQPPPQSTATAPAAPQPAPRRPEGETPSS
- a CDS encoding single-stranded DNA-binding protein — protein: MASFSKIIIVGNVGRDPELKMTPNGKPVCEFSVAVNRVSGRAEERVEQTDWYRVSCWSGLAERAQQMITKGRLVLVEGRFTPRTYTDREGKERLSLDISANDFQMLDPRPGREGMTAPVAGDRAADGEKSAPGFDPDEIPF
- the rpsF gene encoding 30S ribosomal protein S6: MRPYELMYLLPPSADEERLTAVSDRLQHTITTLGGKIDKVTPPARRRLAYELAHHRDGHYGVLEFSLPPDQAREFERTIRLTEEILRHIVVRRDE
- a CDS encoding cupin domain-containing protein; translation: MQTTQTSGMVREEAVHSDKMWAGIAHNAPQAFSGWHHHGDYESAIYVLTGHVRIECGPGGRTVLDGGPGDFLLIPAREIHREGNPTDATTDVVLVRAGQGEVVVNVDGPA
- a CDS encoding cyclic nucleotide-binding domain-containing protein produces the protein MADPRVKMLKSVPLFAECDDKQLAFIATQVDEVDFVAGRDLCREGSAGGEFFVIISGTAEVRRQGRHLRELGAGDFFGEIALLDGGPRTATVTALSPMKCLVLSRGEFHNVIRQNALIAVSVLQTLGERLRTLLAGQAT
- a CDS encoding MFS transporter; this translates as MQARGDLAEYALAVRSFSRNARLFIVHVIGMDTVHGTSLVLVNLYFLAVGLPIEFIGLRLLLGGIAGAAFSVPAGLISDRIGRKWSFIIGDGAGAALYMITIFSVDQGILLGTGVLSAIAGTLHGVSEPAFMAENSERRERVHLFSVSDGLRTLSAMVGSLLGGFVPLLAASLADKVTLYRASIFIGIAIWALSLIPALMLRGRDRPMERGPSGIRGIFAGVRHPDRVLRLVAIGGLVALGFGFVGPLFNVFFYEGLHAHTHDIGVTFASGSLFVALAALAAPFLAARMTKVQAVVSTRLLAVPFILLIGLSPNLATMTTVLTLAGVAYVIRSVLANAASPIAEAFAMEILDPGERGTMVGLRSAAQQILSGLGAFLGARLMAGGDYVTPFLVMGATYGASAALFWVWFRPVERGAQTVASIAIAGEPAD
- a CDS encoding FAD-dependent oxidoreductase, whose amino-acid sequence is MADPTRFVIIGNGAAGTYAAEQLRKEDAAAEIVMIDDEKYTLYNRVSLPRYLKGVLLEQRVQVRDMEWHVKNRIDLRLETKVTQVNFEEKTVAIDPGGELKYDKLLIATGGRPNPLRVPGSDNAPYLFNFQYFDETKAMVDRIPESKVAVVLGGSFIGYELTEAFAFRKLETHWLQRGPWFLRRALDEPGGKVVSLLAEDAGVHLHYEESIEKLERSNGQLKVTGSKGFSATADLVGVGLGLTMNIDIFKGTALDTKVGVLTNEFLETNVPDVWAAGDVAEFYDVVSERHHRMGTWDNSLNHGRHVAKNMLGAKQPYVEVPTYASGMFNSNISVMGVTTEEEPDAESLFEVDYDARNYKRLFFLGDKLVGAILIGKMKGRKKVLELISSRTPIEERPKVFELLAMPEVPAKAAASQ